Proteins from one Geothermobacter ehrlichii genomic window:
- a CDS encoding 2-oxoacid:acceptor oxidoreductase family protein — MEDTTSMIQIRWHGRGGQGAITAAKVVAKAAFASGYGGVVMAPTFGTERRGAPVSTSLKIARETIHDLSPIREPDIVVVLDHLILNEVDVTVGLKPGGLLVINSPHPPSRHRQKDFRVAVANVARIGEEAGLRKGIVNSGIIGVLGRASGLLAIDRLAEYIAEEFADRRPEQNVRAARLAFEATEICEPEGGAHA; from the coding sequence ATGGAAGACACGACATCGATGATCCAGATCCGCTGGCACGGCCGCGGCGGTCAGGGGGCGATCACCGCCGCCAAGGTGGTGGCGAAAGCCGCGTTCGCCTCCGGTTACGGCGGGGTGGTGATGGCGCCGACCTTCGGCACCGAGCGCCGCGGCGCGCCGGTCAGCACGTCGCTGAAGATCGCGCGGGAGACGATCCACGACCTGTCGCCGATCCGCGAGCCGGATATCGTGGTGGTTCTCGATCACCTGATTCTCAACGAGGTTGACGTGACCGTGGGGCTGAAGCCGGGCGGGCTGCTGGTGATCAACTCGCCGCATCCGCCAAGCCGGCACCGGCAGAAGGACTTTCGCGTGGCAGTGGCCAACGTCGCCCGCATAGGGGAGGAGGCCGGGTTGCGCAAGGGGATCGTCAACAGCGGTATCATCGGCGTTCTCGGTCGCGCCAGCGGGCTGCTCGCCATTGACCGCCTGGCCGAATACATCGCCGAGGAGTTCGCCGACCGCCGGCCCGAACAGAACGTTCGTGCCGCCCGTCTCGCTTTTGAGGCGACCGAGATCTGCGAACCTGAGGGAGGCGCCCATGCCTGA
- a CDS encoding 4Fe-4S binding protein, with protein sequence MPDSRFKIMTSAATSGPGDAGRTGSWRVERPVIDYSRCTPARTGRHACHLCWFYCPDVAVSKTIEPQFDLDYCKGCGICAEECPVGAITMVAEETFAEGGADE encoded by the coding sequence ATGCCTGATTCCCGTTTCAAGATCATGACCTCCGCGGCGACCTCCGGCCCCGGCGACGCCGGCCGTACCGGCTCCTGGCGGGTGGAGCGGCCGGTCATCGACTACAGCCGCTGTACGCCGGCCAGGACCGGCAGGCACGCCTGTCACCTGTGCTGGTTCTATTGCCCCGACGTCGCGGTCAGCAAGACCATCGAGCCGCAGTTCGATCTCGACTACTGCAAGGGATGTGGCATCTGTGCCGAGGAGTGTCCGGTCGGCGCCATCACCATGGTCGCCGAGGAGACCTTCGCCGAAGGAGGGGCCGATGAGTAA
- a CDS encoding pyruvate ferredoxin oxidoreductase, protein MSNKCIDSGNNAAAHAARLAGVEVVAAYPITPQTPLTEKLSEWVASGEMDAEYVAVESEHSALGVCIGAASAGVRAFTATSANGLLYMSEQLHWAAGARLPLVMCVVNRGVGAPWSVWNDHQDAMSQRDTGWIQLFVKDHQEIVDVTIKAFRLAEAVHIPVMVNYDGYYLSHTYMPFELPDAEAVRAFLPPYVYKHALDPQRPENLNSVTLPDARRDAGGVLRGGYMDIRHNLQQEMHQALAVWEEIDADYRQRFGRGGAPVLEAYRLEDAEFVVVAMGTLANQFRDVVDRLRQEDGIRVGVLAVQVYRPFPARQLAEALQAARGVMVFEKGLSYGHQGALFADVKSALYPWPARPVLRNFIVGIGGREIPTNELCRNLKQACGQDELPPEVADTPNWIGLQL, encoded by the coding sequence ATGAGTAACAAGTGCATCGATTCCGGCAACAATGCCGCCGCCCACGCCGCCCGCCTGGCCGGCGTCGAGGTGGTGGCCGCCTATCCGATAACGCCGCAGACGCCGCTGACCGAAAAGCTGTCGGAATGGGTGGCCAGCGGCGAGATGGACGCCGAGTACGTGGCGGTCGAAAGCGAGCACAGCGCCCTGGGGGTCTGCATCGGCGCCGCCAGTGCCGGCGTGCGGGCCTTTACCGCCACCTCGGCCAACGGCCTGCTCTACATGAGCGAGCAGTTGCACTGGGCGGCCGGCGCCCGGCTGCCGCTGGTAATGTGCGTGGTCAACCGCGGGGTCGGAGCCCCCTGGTCGGTCTGGAACGACCATCAGGACGCCATGAGCCAGCGCGACACCGGCTGGATTCAGTTGTTCGTCAAGGATCACCAAGAGATCGTCGATGTCACCATCAAGGCCTTCCGCCTGGCCGAGGCGGTGCACATTCCGGTGATGGTCAATTACGACGGCTACTATCTGTCGCATACCTACATGCCCTTCGAGCTGCCCGACGCCGAGGCGGTGCGCGCGTTTCTGCCGCCTTACGTCTACAAGCACGCCCTCGATCCGCAGCGGCCGGAAAACCTCAATTCCGTCACCCTGCCCGATGCCCGGCGCGACGCCGGCGGAGTGCTGCGCGGCGGCTACATGGACATCCGCCACAACCTGCAGCAGGAGATGCACCAGGCCCTTGCGGTCTGGGAAGAGATCGACGCCGACTACCGGCAGCGTTTCGGACGCGGTGGGGCGCCGGTGCTCGAGGCCTACCGCCTGGAGGATGCAGAGTTCGTGGTCGTGGCCATGGGGACGCTGGCCAACCAGTTCCGCGACGTGGTCGACCGCCTGCGCCAGGAGGACGGCATCCGCGTCGGGGTGCTGGCGGTTCAGGTCTACCGGCCGTTCCCGGCCCGCCAGCTGGCGGAAGCCCTGCAGGCGGCCAGGGGCGTGATGGTTTTCGAAAAGGGACTCAGTTACGGACATCAGGGGGCGCTGTTCGCCGACGTCAAGTCGGCTCTCTATCCCTGGCCGGCCCGGCCGGTTCTGCGCAACTTCATCGTCGGCATTGGCGGCCGCGAAATTCCCACCAACGAACTCTGCCGGAACCTGAAGCAGGCCTGCGGTCAGGATGAACTGCCGCCCGAGGTGGCCGATACCCCCAACTGGATCGGATTGCAGCTATGA
- a CDS encoding thiamine pyrophosphate-dependent enzyme, whose translation MSDTPKTTVLSLTEEEFVHPGNRACSGCSMGLLYRIGAKALGRDCIFVVPPSCMTVMQGLYPVSASQFPIFNCTFASTAAVATGVRAAMKRLGRTTQVVAWAGDGGTSDIGIQALSGALERGEDIIYICYDNEAYMNTGVQRSGTTPCSSLTTTTPFTGKAQAAKDVPAIVAAHNPTFVATCSASYPLDFHDKLLRAKQMRGLKYFHIQTPCPPGWGCEERLTIKIGRMAVESGLFVLYEIENGVKRLSEPSARLLKKGRRPVRDYLKLQVRFRHMSDEQIAALQAQVDARWDDYREAFADD comes from the coding sequence ATGAGTGATACGCCAAAGACAACGGTCCTCAGCCTGACCGAAGAGGAATTCGTCCATCCGGGCAACCGGGCCTGCTCCGGATGCAGCATGGGGCTGCTCTACCGCATCGGGGCCAAGGCCCTGGGGCGGGACTGCATCTTCGTCGTTCCGCCGAGCTGCATGACCGTCATGCAGGGCCTCTACCCGGTTTCCGCCTCGCAGTTCCCGATCTTCAACTGCACCTTCGCTTCCACCGCCGCCGTCGCCACCGGCGTGCGCGCCGCCATGAAACGGCTCGGCAGGACGACCCAGGTGGTCGCCTGGGCCGGCGACGGCGGCACCTCGGATATCGGCATCCAGGCCCTTTCCGGGGCTCTCGAGCGGGGCGAGGACATCATCTACATCTGCTACGACAACGAGGCCTACATGAACACCGGAGTGCAGCGCTCCGGCACCACTCCCTGCAGCAGCCTGACCACCACCACGCCCTTTACCGGCAAGGCGCAGGCGGCCAAGGACGTACCGGCCATCGTCGCCGCCCACAACCCGACCTTTGTGGCCACCTGCTCCGCTTCCTATCCGCTCGATTTTCACGACAAGCTGCTCAGGGCCAAACAGATGCGCGGTCTGAAGTATTTCCACATCCAGACTCCCTGTCCGCCCGGCTGGGGCTGCGAGGAGCGGCTGACCATCAAGATCGGGCGCATGGCGGTCGAGAGCGGACTGTTTGTCCTCTACGAGATCGAAAACGGTGTGAAGCGTCTCTCCGAGCCCTCGGCCCGGCTGCTGAAGAAGGGGCGGCGTCCGGTGCGCGACTATCTCAAGTTGCAGGTGCGCTTCAGGCACATGAGCGACGAACAGATCGCCGCCCTGCAGGCGCAGGTCGACGCCAGGTGGGACGATTACCGGGAGGCTTTCGCCGACGACTGA
- a CDS encoding aminotransferase class IV translates to MSTVFLNGEFIPAEQAKISVFDQGFLYGDGIYESFRSVGGRLYQFPRHYQRLRQSAEALCYPMPYSEQELENILLMLRRRNRLQDAYFRITITRGPGQVGFQRRLEGELTCLIVAREFREFPEECYRQGIALRVARTRRNAPEAINPKIKSISNLNSLLGKLEAKEAGVLEVIMLNSRGEVCEGSASNIFWTRDHWVFTPSAATGLLEGVTRSTIIRLCEQELDLRVICGEYRLQDLLFSDEVFITSTSLEVMPVVRVDDFTINQGRVGPIARRLRQALHRDMGKTEPA, encoded by the coding sequence ATGAGCACTGTCTTTCTGAACGGAGAATTCATTCCCGCCGAACAGGCGAAGATTTCGGTCTTCGACCAGGGATTTCTCTACGGCGATGGCATCTACGAAAGCTTCCGTTCCGTCGGCGGGCGGCTCTACCAGTTTCCCCGCCATTACCAGCGTCTGCGGCAGTCGGCGGAGGCGCTCTGCTATCCCATGCCCTACAGCGAGCAGGAGCTGGAAAACATCCTGCTCATGCTGCGCCGCCGCAACCGCCTGCAGGACGCCTACTTTCGCATCACCATCACCCGGGGGCCGGGTCAGGTCGGCTTTCAGCGCCGGCTCGAAGGCGAACTGACCTGCCTGATCGTCGCCAGGGAGTTCCGGGAGTTTCCCGAAGAATGCTACCGGCAGGGCATCGCCCTGCGGGTCGCCCGCACCCGCCGCAACGCCCCCGAGGCGATCAATCCGAAAATCAAGTCGATCAGCAATCTCAACAGCCTGCTCGGCAAGCTCGAGGCGAAGGAGGCGGGCGTCTTAGAGGTGATCATGCTCAACAGCCGGGGGGAGGTCTGCGAGGGATCGGCCTCCAACATCTTCTGGACCCGTGACCACTGGGTCTTCACCCCCTCGGCGGCGACCGGGCTGCTCGAGGGTGTGACCCGCTCGACCATCATCCGGCTGTGCGAACAGGAGCTCGACCTGCGGGTCATCTGCGGCGAGTACCGGCTGCAGGACCTGCTCTTTTCCGACGAGGTCTTCATCACCTCCACCTCGCTGGAGGTGATGCCGGTGGTCCGGGTCGACGATTTCACCATCAACCAGGGGCGGGTCGGCCCCATTGCCCGCAGGCTGCGGCAGGCGCTGCACCGGGACATGGGCAAGACCGAACCCGCCTGA
- a CDS encoding cupin domain-containing protein encodes MADARVAIGQKIRQLRDKKGLSLEQTAEKAEMSPELLAEIEAGRVSPPLGQIVALANAFKVSLGDLFGDSADAPYCIVRSEQGRAVSRFGETRDTAAGYSYQSLGFRKQNRHMEPFLVTLTPGQAPKEPNGHDGEEILFVLEGQVEVSLAGHTDILNAGDFIYYDSTLPHIVACHGDQPATLFAVIYARRDMIL; translated from the coding sequence ATGGCGGACGCAAGAGTGGCAATCGGGCAAAAGATCAGGCAACTGCGCGACAAGAAGGGGCTTTCCCTCGAGCAGACGGCTGAAAAGGCGGAGATGTCGCCCGAGCTGCTGGCCGAAATCGAGGCGGGCAGGGTTTCACCGCCGCTGGGGCAGATCGTCGCTCTGGCCAATGCCTTCAAGGTGTCCCTCGGCGATCTCTTCGGCGACAGCGCCGACGCTCCCTACTGCATAGTCCGCAGCGAGCAGGGGCGGGCCGTGTCCCGTTTCGGCGAAACCCGCGACACCGCCGCCGGCTACAGCTACCAGTCTCTCGGTTTTCGCAAGCAGAACCGGCACATGGAGCCGTTTCTGGTCACCCTGACTCCGGGGCAGGCGCCGAAGGAGCCGAACGGACATGACGGCGAAGAGATTCTGTTCGTGCTCGAAGGGCAGGTCGAGGTCAGCCTCGCCGGCCATACCGACATTCTCAACGCCGGCGATTTCATCTACTACGATTCGACCCTGCCGCACATCGTTGCCTGCCACGGCGACCAGCCGGCGACGCTGTTTGCGGTGATCTACGCCCGCAGGGACATGATTCTCTAG
- a CDS encoding malonyl-CoA decarboxylase, whose product MPILKDSLRSLGRSWTNLTESLLGGLLGKTDIDLANGDEELLRRQLKKWLDARGGEVSARNHAMQIGSLYRNLSTAGRKRFLTMLAREFGIDRAALSWHCQAYLAPDADHAAVEQQLRDLLVPPRLKLLRQFNTLPDGIKFLVDLRRDLIAFSREDPELRAFDGEIRHLLATWFDVGMLHMHQIDWQSPAAVLEKLVEYEAVHEIHSWQDLRHRLHLDRRCYAFFHPNMPGEPLIFVEVALTNGIADSIQTLLDESTPDVPPEKADTAIFYSISNAQQGLKGISFGNFLIKRVVDTLRAELPNIRTFATLSPIPGFARWLDGLNDEKMAEYLGEEKMNRLAALCAALEVKGGLRSLLQRPGWHRDRQITDVLRPLIEHLLYHYFHTFREDGQPIDPVERFHLGNGARIERVNWLGDISDKGLAQSCGFMVNYLYPIRDIEKNHELYATKRKIVVSSAVKALGK is encoded by the coding sequence ATGCCCATCCTGAAAGACAGCCTCAGATCGCTCGGCCGCAGCTGGACGAACCTGACCGAAAGCCTGCTCGGCGGCCTGCTCGGCAAGACCGACATCGACCTGGCCAACGGCGACGAGGAGCTGTTGCGCCGGCAGCTGAAAAAGTGGCTGGACGCCCGCGGCGGCGAGGTGTCGGCCCGCAATCACGCCATGCAGATCGGCAGCCTCTACCGCAACCTGTCGACCGCCGGCAGAAAACGCTTCCTGACGATGCTGGCGCGGGAATTCGGCATCGACCGGGCGGCGCTGAGCTGGCACTGCCAGGCCTATCTCGCCCCCGACGCAGACCACGCCGCCGTCGAGCAACAGTTGCGCGACCTGCTGGTGCCGCCGCGCCTGAAGCTGCTGCGCCAGTTCAACACCCTGCCGGACGGCATCAAGTTTCTGGTCGATTTGCGCCGCGACCTGATCGCCTTCAGCAGGGAAGATCCCGAGCTGCGGGCCTTTGACGGCGAAATCCGCCACCTGCTGGCGACCTGGTTCGACGTCGGCATGCTGCACATGCACCAGATCGACTGGCAATCGCCGGCGGCGGTGCTGGAAAAGCTGGTGGAATACGAGGCGGTGCACGAAATCCATTCCTGGCAGGACCTGCGCCACCGCCTGCATCTCGACCGGCGCTGCTATGCCTTCTTTCACCCCAACATGCCGGGCGAACCGCTGATCTTCGTCGAAGTCGCCCTCACCAACGGCATCGCCGACAGCATCCAGACCCTGCTCGACGAATCGACGCCCGACGTGCCGCCGGAAAAGGCCGACACGGCGATCTTCTACTCCATCTCCAACGCCCAGCAGGGGCTCAAGGGCATCAGTTTCGGCAACTTCCTGATCAAGCGGGTGGTCGACACCCTCAGGGCCGAGCTACCCAACATCAGGACCTTCGCCACCCTCTCGCCGATACCCGGCTTCGCCCGCTGGCTCGACGGGCTGAACGACGAAAAGATGGCCGAATACCTCGGGGAAGAAAAGATGAACCGCCTGGCGGCGCTCTGCGCCGCGCTGGAGGTGAAAGGCGGGCTGCGCTCGTTGCTGCAGCGTCCGGGCTGGCACCGCGACCGGCAGATCACCGACGTGCTCCGGCCGCTGATCGAGCACCTGCTCTACCACTATTTCCACACTTTCCGGGAGGACGGACAGCCGATCGACCCGGTCGAGCGCTTCCACCTCGGCAACGGCGCCCGCATCGAACGGGTCAACTGGCTGGGCGACATTTCCGACAAGGGCTTGGCACAGTCCTGCGGTTTCATGGTCAACTATCTCTATCCGATCAGGGATATCGAGAAGAACCACGAGCTCTACGCCACCAAACGCAAGATCGTGGTCTCCTCCGCCGTCAAGGCGCTGGGGAAGTAG
- a CDS encoding sigma 54-interacting transcriptional regulator → MRSNIKLRLQVVDRVGVMAEIARVLAEDDVNILSMEVEKNAGLTHVFLELETGDGSPGEAAILDALAALPEVEDLAGIRTMPQERRQRRFQVVLDSVSDGILSINEDGELTTINRVARAMLGLGEADVVGRNLRDLDLSDTSLLACLEGRTYRNVKRSMTRGHRRYQYLASGEVIRDSRGRIVGAVEVLQDLRGLREVASAVASEPQVTFDDMVGQSPGLRQAIVFAEKIAPTDGIVCIRGESGTGKELFASAIHVASGCRGPFIPVNCAALPENLLESELFGYVGGAFSGARKEGRAGLFEAARDGTIFLDEIAEMPPALQAKMLRVIQDGKLRRIGSNEEITVNARVITATNRDLEQLVREGRFREDLFYRINLFPIHIPPLRERREDIPLLAEHFLFQVNARLGLRARRLTEDALAKLTAHRWPGNVRELRNVIERAAILSGSERISSDSIRFSYELGHADGASPPEMGRQSLAEQVGQLERRIIAEVLRLAPSKRQAARMLGLSHTGLLKKLKKYGMG, encoded by the coding sequence ATGAGATCGAACATCAAGCTCAGATTGCAGGTTGTCGACCGGGTCGGCGTGATGGCCGAAATCGCCCGGGTGCTGGCCGAGGACGACGTCAACATCCTCAGCATGGAGGTGGAAAAGAACGCGGGTCTGACCCATGTCTTTCTCGAGCTGGAAACCGGGGACGGCTCCCCCGGCGAGGCCGCGATTCTCGATGCCCTGGCCGCCCTGCCCGAGGTGGAGGACCTTGCCGGCATCCGCACCATGCCGCAGGAGAGGCGGCAGCGGCGCTTTCAGGTGGTGCTCGACAGCGTCAGCGACGGCATCCTGTCGATCAACGAGGACGGCGAGCTGACCACCATCAACCGGGTCGCCCGCGCCATGCTCGGCCTGGGGGAGGCCGATGTCGTCGGCCGCAACCTGCGCGATCTCGATCTGTCCGACACCAGCCTGCTGGCCTGCCTGGAAGGGCGGACCTACCGCAACGTCAAGCGCAGCATGACGCGCGGCCACCGGCGTTACCAGTATCTGGCCAGCGGTGAGGTGATCCGCGATTCCCGCGGAAGGATCGTCGGCGCCGTGGAGGTGCTGCAGGATCTGCGGGGCCTTCGCGAGGTCGCCAGCGCCGTCGCCAGCGAGCCGCAGGTCACCTTCGACGACATGGTCGGCCAGAGTCCGGGTCTGCGGCAGGCGATCGTCTTCGCCGAGAAGATTGCGCCGACCGACGGCATCGTCTGCATCCGGGGCGAGAGCGGCACCGGCAAGGAGCTGTTCGCCAGCGCCATTCATGTCGCCAGCGGTTGCCGGGGGCCGTTCATTCCGGTCAATTGTGCCGCCCTGCCGGAAAACCTGCTGGAAAGCGAGCTGTTCGGCTATGTCGGCGGCGCTTTTTCCGGGGCGCGCAAGGAAGGGCGGGCCGGTCTGTTCGAGGCGGCCAGGGACGGGACCATCTTTCTCGACGAAATCGCCGAGATGCCGCCGGCGCTGCAGGCCAAGATGCTGCGGGTCATTCAGGACGGCAAGCTGCGGCGCATCGGCAGCAACGAGGAGATCACCGTCAACGCGCGGGTCATCACCGCCACCAACCGCGACCTGGAGCAGCTGGTCAGGGAAGGCCGGTTTCGTGAAGACCTCTTCTACCGCATCAATCTCTTTCCCATCCACATTCCGCCATTGCGTGAACGGCGGGAGGACATCCCCCTGCTGGCGGAGCATTTCCTGTTTCAGGTCAACGCCCGTCTCGGGCTGCGTGCCCGGCGGCTGACCGAGGACGCCCTGGCCAAGCTGACGGCACATCGCTGGCCGGGCAACGTCCGCGAACTGCGCAACGTCATCGAGCGGGCGGCGATTCTCAGCGGCAGCGAGCGCATCAGCAGCGACAGCATCCGTTTCAGTTACGAGCTCGGGCATGCGGACGGCGCGTCCCCGCCGGAAATGGGGCGGCAGTCCCTGGCCGAACAGGTCGGACAGCTGGAGCGGCGCATCATCGCCGAGGTCCTGCGCCTGGCGCCGAGCAAGCGCCAGGCGGCGCGAATGCTGGGGCTGTCGCATACCGGCCTGCTGAAGAAGCTGAAGAAGTACGGCATGGGATGA
- a CDS encoding FAD-dependent oxidoreductase, producing the protein MGQSNPNLPGSSLAGGLLPSSVLSDGKFAVGPTADIPSELEIRVHGRGGQGGVTCAKLIAMLFAGRDRFVQTFGDYASERSGAPVRAYTRVSDRPVRNRNKVYRPDQLLILDSGLVGPDILAGLSPGALVLLNGDGGLDAIDDLFAEYRVAVVDATAIAREYGIGSRSVVIVNTTMVGAYARLVGFGFDDVERAYRSLGLEADLEAARRAYREVRLRDVFRLPEKTAEPSPVAVPRVPPLTGQVCDPPMPLKTGSWRTQRVEYQERPAPCSVGCPAGNDVVGFIQALRSDGIEAAARILQRTQPLPSVCGRVCPAPCMSRCNRIEYDGAVNIRSLERWVGDHHAGLLLQPERPKVKKSFAVVGSGPAGLSAAWTLALAGHDVTLYEREDQLGGLLRYGIPAYRLPPERLERDIARILSLGVEARTGCRIDKTALRELLAEHDGLLLATGLDVWRRAAVPGEDLAGVEQGLAYLARARQGGDVRLSGHVVVVGGGNSAIDAARTALRNGADRVTLAYRRGRAEMPAIDSEIEEAVEEGVELLLYRQPVAFAGDGRVQAVELAEVELGPRGEDGRRKPVVTDRVARLDCDRILLCLGQSADLGLLPEDWRPAGRRVVSGGSVLPVVCCGDVAIAAGTVTHAIGDGRRAARALLAGTGIEAVEAAEREDGIAVTAEEIHFDAFVRTQPAHERHLPPAERLSGREANLGLADPAEADRCFSCGHCTRCDTCLIYCPEGVICRDGGGYAIDGEQCKGCGICAQECPRHALRAAAMPSRS; encoded by the coding sequence ATGGGCCAGTCGAATCCGAATCTGCCGGGCAGCTCTCTTGCGGGCGGACTTTTGCCGTCATCGGTGCTGTCGGACGGCAAGTTCGCCGTCGGCCCCACCGCCGACATTCCTTCCGAACTCGAAATCAGGGTTCATGGCCGTGGCGGCCAGGGCGGAGTGACCTGCGCCAAGCTGATCGCCATGCTCTTCGCCGGCCGGGACCGGTTTGTCCAGACCTTCGGCGACTACGCTTCCGAGCGTTCGGGGGCGCCGGTCAGGGCCTACACCAGGGTCAGCGACCGGCCGGTACGTAACCGCAACAAGGTCTACCGTCCGGACCAGCTGCTGATTCTCGATTCCGGCCTGGTCGGCCCGGACATCCTGGCCGGGCTGTCGCCCGGCGCCCTGGTTCTGCTCAACGGCGACGGGGGGCTGGATGCCATCGACGATCTGTTCGCCGAGTATCGTGTGGCGGTGGTCGACGCCACCGCCATCGCCCGCGAATACGGCATCGGCAGCCGGTCCGTGGTGATTGTCAACACCACCATGGTCGGTGCCTATGCCCGCCTCGTCGGCTTCGGGTTCGACGATGTCGAACGGGCCTACCGCAGTCTCGGTCTGGAAGCGGACCTGGAGGCGGCACGGCGCGCCTACCGTGAGGTGCGGCTGCGGGATGTCTTCCGCCTGCCGGAAAAGACCGCCGAGCCGTCGCCGGTGGCCGTTCCCCGGGTGCCGCCGCTGACCGGGCAGGTCTGTGATCCGCCGATGCCGCTGAAGACCGGCTCCTGGCGTACCCAGCGGGTCGAATACCAGGAGCGGCCGGCACCCTGCAGTGTCGGCTGTCCGGCCGGCAACGACGTGGTCGGTTTCATCCAGGCCCTGCGCAGCGACGGCATCGAGGCCGCCGCCCGCATCCTGCAGCGGACCCAGCCGTTGCCTTCGGTCTGCGGCCGGGTCTGTCCGGCGCCCTGCATGAGTCGCTGCAATCGCATCGAGTACGACGGGGCGGTCAACATCCGCAGCCTCGAGCGCTGGGTCGGCGATCACCATGCCGGATTGCTGCTGCAACCCGAGCGGCCGAAGGTGAAAAAGTCCTTTGCAGTGGTGGGAAGCGGGCCGGCGGGGCTGAGCGCCGCCTGGACCCTGGCCCTGGCCGGGCATGACGTCACCCTCTACGAGCGGGAAGATCAGCTTGGCGGGCTGCTGCGTTACGGCATCCCCGCTTACCGGCTGCCGCCGGAGCGGCTCGAGCGGGACATCGCCCGCATTCTCTCTCTCGGCGTCGAGGCGCGAACGGGCTGCCGGATCGACAAGACGGCCCTGCGCGAGCTGCTGGCGGAGCATGACGGCCTGCTGCTGGCGACCGGTCTCGATGTCTGGCGGCGGGCGGCGGTGCCCGGCGAGGATCTTGCCGGTGTCGAGCAGGGGCTCGCCTACCTGGCGCGTGCCAGGCAGGGCGGCGATGTCCGCCTGTCGGGGCACGTGGTAGTCGTCGGCGGCGGCAATTCGGCGATCGACGCCGCCCGGACCGCATTGCGCAACGGGGCCGACCGGGTGACCCTGGCCTATCGCCGCGGCCGCGCCGAGATGCCGGCGATCGACTCGGAAATCGAGGAGGCCGTCGAGGAAGGGGTGGAGCTGCTGCTGTATCGCCAGCCGGTGGCCTTTGCCGGCGACGGGCGGGTGCAGGCCGTGGAGCTGGCCGAAGTCGAGCTGGGCCCCAGGGGAGAGGACGGCCGCCGGAAGCCGGTGGTGACCGACCGCGTCGCCCGTCTCGATTGCGACCGGATCCTGCTCTGCCTGGGACAGAGCGCCGATCTCGGCCTGCTGCCGGAGGACTGGCGGCCGGCGGGGCGGCGCGTGGTGAGCGGCGGTTCCGTTCTGCCGGTGGTCTGCTGCGGCGATGTCGCCATCGCGGCCGGAACGGTGACTCACGCCATCGGCGATGGCCGACGCGCCGCCCGCGCGCTGCTGGCCGGAACCGGCATCGAGGCCGTCGAGGCGGCGGAGCGGGAAGACGGCATCGCGGTCACCGCCGAGGAGATCCATTTCGATGCCTTTGTACGGACACAGCCGGCCCACGAGAGGCATCTGCCGCCGGCCGAACGGCTGTCGGGACGGGAGGCCAACCTGGGCCTCGCCGACCCGGCCGAGGCCGATCGCTGCTTCTCCTGCGGCCATTGCACCCGCTGTGACACCTGTCTCATCTACTGCCCTGAAGGGGTCATCTGCCGGGATGGCGGTGGCTACGCCATCGACGGGGAGCAGTGCAAGGGCTGCGGCATCTGCGCCCAGGAGTGCCCCCGTCACGCCCTTCGGGCCGCCGCCATGCCGAGCCGGAGCTGA